The following proteins are encoded in a genomic region of Astatotilapia calliptera chromosome 22, fAstCal1.2, whole genome shotgun sequence:
- the pkib gene encoding cAMP-dependent protein kinase inhibitor beta: protein MTEVEPVLDFASSGRSGRRNALPDILGSPAGVNPGDLPLKLAELSLKDGPGGAQSPTAEEPPAPPESSDGKEGS from the exons ATGACCGAAGTGGAGCCAGTGCTGGACTTTGCCTCCTCGGGGCGCTCAGGGAGGAGAAATGCCCTGCCTGATATCCTGGGCTCTCCAGCGGGTGTAAACCCTGGTGACTTACCTCTAAAACTGGCTGAGCTATCCCTAAAAG ATggtccgggaggggctcagtcACCCACGGCGGAGGAGCCACCAGCACCGCCAGAAAGCTCAGATGGGAAAGAGGGATCATAG